Proteins from a genomic interval of Bifidobacterium longum subsp. infantis ATCC 15697 = JCM 1222 = DSM 20088:
- the pheT gene encoding phenylalanine--tRNA ligase subunit beta yields the protein MPMIDIDWLKDHVEVPEGLTYEQLAKDLVKVGLEEEEIHSSQVTGPIVVGYVVDATPEPQKNGKTINWCHVDCGDEWNETDEDGNKVPRGIICGAPNMKAGEKVVVTLPGAVLPGDFKIEPRKTYGHISNGMCASERELGLGDSHDGIILLRQYGFSEAEYEALKPGQDAMHLLHLDQPLLEINITPDRGYTLSYRGVAREYHHSTGAVYTDPAVALNEKAPEPADYQPGTPVDIDVEIDDNNPIHGVPGCDRYYARIVKDFNPNAHTPNWMRRRLIRAGMRSISLAVDVTNYVMLDLGQPMHAYDLDKLEGPIVVRRANEGEKLTTLDGKEHDLSVEDLLITDSPNGERGSRILGLAGVMGGLYGEVTADTKNILLEAAHFDQVTIARSARRHKIPSEASRRFERGVDTALQPAATQMAAELMAKYGNGEPSEHPNDVNNTPRAKVIHFKASEVARVAGLDVDINRISDILTDIGCTVAGGGNGEFAVTAPSWRPDLNEPCDLVEEIARLVGYDQIPITVPPAPVEGLVGLTPDQQRRRRVADELAEFGMVESLSYPFVGDDDYKAFGFDPEATKKVSVEIANPLYGDRPYLRREILPTLATTVQRNIRRGIENVSLYELGHVYLWDPDAPAIPALPGGVRPTDEQLAALDAGLPEQPDHVAGILTGLAEDDGWMGGKRPVDWSDAVEAVRRIAGRIGAAIELDQPAADDVPVQWHPGRVARVMVGDVFTGWVGELHPRVNEALGFPAHSAAFELNLTALFATLTGKPVQAKPISTFPPVKQDLAFTVDETVTAGQLENVIRKAAGANLESIELFDVFTGEQVGEGKKSLAYAVVFRSPSKTLSAEDSDAIRKAIVAEAAEIGAQLRA from the coding sequence ATGCCTATGATTGATATCGATTGGCTCAAGGACCATGTCGAGGTTCCTGAAGGCCTGACCTACGAACAGCTCGCCAAGGACCTTGTCAAGGTGGGTCTTGAGGAAGAGGAGATTCACTCCTCCCAGGTGACCGGCCCGATTGTGGTCGGCTACGTGGTCGACGCCACCCCCGAACCGCAGAAGAACGGCAAGACCATCAACTGGTGCCACGTGGACTGCGGCGACGAATGGAACGAGACCGACGAAGACGGCAACAAGGTGCCGCGCGGCATCATCTGCGGCGCGCCCAACATGAAGGCCGGCGAAAAGGTCGTCGTCACCCTGCCCGGTGCCGTGCTGCCCGGCGACTTCAAGATCGAACCGCGCAAGACCTACGGCCACATCTCCAACGGCATGTGCGCCTCCGAACGTGAGCTGGGTCTGGGAGACAGCCACGACGGCATCATCCTGCTGCGTCAGTACGGCTTCTCCGAGGCCGAATACGAGGCTCTGAAGCCTGGTCAGGACGCCATGCACCTGCTGCACCTCGACCAGCCTCTGCTTGAGATCAACATCACCCCGGACCGTGGCTACACGCTGTCCTACCGTGGCGTGGCCCGCGAATACCACCACTCCACCGGTGCCGTCTACACCGATCCGGCCGTGGCACTCAACGAGAAGGCCCCGGAACCTGCTGACTACCAGCCCGGCACCCCGGTGGACATCGATGTTGAAATCGACGATAACAATCCGATTCACGGCGTGCCCGGTTGCGACCGCTACTACGCGCGCATCGTCAAGGACTTCAACCCCAACGCCCACACGCCCAACTGGATGCGTCGTCGCCTGATCCGCGCCGGTATGCGCTCCATCTCCTTGGCCGTGGACGTGACCAACTACGTGATGCTTGACCTCGGCCAGCCGATGCATGCCTACGACCTCGACAAGCTCGAAGGCCCGATTGTCGTGCGCCGCGCCAACGAGGGTGAGAAACTCACCACCCTGGACGGCAAGGAACATGACCTGAGCGTCGAAGATCTGCTTATCACCGATTCGCCGAACGGCGAACGCGGCTCGCGCATCCTCGGTCTTGCCGGTGTGATGGGCGGCCTGTATGGCGAAGTGACCGCCGACACCAAGAACATTCTTCTGGAGGCCGCGCACTTCGATCAGGTGACCATCGCCCGTTCGGCCCGTCGCCACAAGATTCCATCCGAGGCCTCCCGCCGCTTCGAACGTGGCGTCGACACCGCGCTGCAGCCCGCCGCCACCCAGATGGCCGCCGAGCTCATGGCCAAGTACGGCAACGGCGAGCCCAGCGAACACCCGAACGACGTGAACAACACGCCGCGCGCCAAGGTCATCCACTTCAAGGCCTCCGAAGTGGCCCGCGTGGCCGGCCTCGACGTGGACATCAACCGCATCTCCGACATCCTGACCGACATTGGCTGCACGGTGGCCGGCGGCGGCAACGGCGAGTTCGCCGTAACCGCGCCGAGCTGGCGCCCGGACTTGAACGAGCCGTGCGACCTGGTCGAGGAGATTGCCCGACTGGTCGGCTACGACCAGATTCCGATTACCGTGCCGCCGGCACCGGTCGAGGGTCTGGTGGGCCTGACCCCGGACCAGCAGCGTCGCCGTCGCGTGGCGGACGAGCTCGCCGAGTTCGGCATGGTCGAATCGCTGAGCTACCCGTTCGTGGGCGACGACGATTACAAGGCCTTCGGCTTCGACCCGGAAGCCACCAAGAAGGTCAGCGTCGAGATCGCCAACCCGCTCTACGGCGACCGTCCGTACCTGCGTCGCGAGATTCTGCCGACCCTGGCCACCACCGTGCAGCGCAACATCCGCCGCGGCATCGAAAACGTGTCCCTGTACGAACTCGGCCACGTCTACCTGTGGGATCCGGATGCGCCCGCCATCCCGGCACTGCCCGGTGGCGTGCGCCCCACCGACGAACAGCTCGCTGCGCTTGACGCCGGTCTGCCCGAACAGCCCGACCATGTGGCCGGCATCCTGACCGGTCTGGCCGAGGACGACGGCTGGATGGGCGGCAAGCGCCCGGTCGACTGGTCCGACGCCGTCGAGGCCGTGCGCCGCATCGCCGGCCGTATCGGTGCCGCAATCGAACTCGACCAGCCCGCCGCCGACGATGTGCCCGTCCAATGGCACCCCGGCCGCGTCGCCCGCGTCATGGTGGGCGACGTCTTCACCGGCTGGGTTGGTGAACTGCACCCGCGCGTCAACGAGGCGCTCGGCTTCCCGGCCCATTCCGCGGCCTTCGAGCTGAACCTCACCGCGCTGTTCGCCACGCTGACCGGCAAGCCCGTCCAGGCCAAGCCGATCTCCACGTTCCCGCCGGTCAAGCAGGATTTGGCCTTCACCGTGGACGAGACCGTGACCGCAGGCCAGCTTGAGAACGTGATTCGCAAGGCCGCCGGCGCGAACCTCGAATCCATCGAACTGTTCGACGTGTTCACCGGCGAACAGGTGGGCGAGGGCAAGAAGTCCCTGGCCTATGCGGTGGTGTTCCGTTCGCCGAGCAAGACGCTGTCCGCCGAAGACAGCGACGCCATCCGCAAGGCCATCGTGGCTGAGGCCGCCGAAATCGGCGCCCAGCTGCGCGCCTGA
- the argC gene encoding N-acetyl-gamma-glutamyl-phosphate reductase — translation MAKYTVAVAGATGYAGGEALRILAAHPDFDITCVAGHSSVGESMAKHMPHIPQLANLSVEDTTPEVLNGHDVIILALPHGASGKLASQLDPNAVVVDLGADHRLEEQAAWDEFYGGDFYEHWNYGMPELITGKAADGSYTRQRAALPGTKRIAGPGCNVTATTLALQPGIAEGLVESQDIVADLVVGYSGAGKNLKRTNLLAAEALQSALPYSVGGKHRHIPEILQNFAHAAGKRAAEASEFTLGFTPILAPMSRGILATVSARMTDKAKALSDEEIRAVWAKAYEGQDFMVLLPEGTLPATGNIIGSNAAHLQVVTDRKAGRIYAFAAIDNLNRGTAGQAVQSLNIALGLPEDAGLTKIGVAP, via the coding sequence ATGGCGAAATATACAGTGGCCGTGGCCGGTGCCACGGGCTATGCCGGCGGTGAAGCGCTGCGCATTCTGGCCGCGCACCCCGACTTCGACATCACCTGCGTGGCAGGCCATTCCTCAGTGGGGGAGTCGATGGCCAAGCACATGCCGCATATTCCCCAACTGGCCAATCTGTCCGTTGAAGATACCACGCCCGAAGTGCTGAACGGGCATGACGTTATCATCCTCGCACTGCCGCACGGTGCTTCGGGCAAGCTCGCCTCGCAGCTCGATCCGAATGCCGTGGTTGTGGATTTGGGCGCCGACCATCGCCTCGAAGAACAGGCCGCTTGGGATGAGTTCTACGGCGGCGATTTCTATGAGCATTGGAACTACGGCATGCCCGAGCTCATCACCGGCAAAGCCGCGGACGGCTCCTACACCCGCCAGCGTGCGGCGCTTCCTGGCACCAAGCGCATCGCAGGCCCTGGCTGCAACGTCACCGCCACCACGCTGGCCCTCCAGCCCGGCATCGCCGAAGGACTGGTTGAATCGCAGGATATCGTGGCCGATCTGGTCGTCGGATACTCGGGTGCCGGCAAGAATCTCAAGCGCACCAACCTGCTTGCCGCCGAGGCCCTGCAATCCGCCCTGCCGTATTCGGTGGGCGGCAAGCACCGCCACATTCCCGAAATCCTGCAGAACTTCGCCCACGCGGCCGGCAAGCGCGCGGCCGAAGCCAGCGAATTCACGCTCGGTTTCACGCCGATTCTCGCCCCCATGTCCCGGGGCATCCTCGCCACCGTGTCCGCCCGCATGACGGACAAGGCCAAGGCACTGAGCGATGAGGAGATTCGCGCCGTATGGGCCAAGGCCTATGAAGGCCAGGACTTCATGGTGCTGCTGCCCGAGGGCACACTGCCCGCCACCGGCAACATCATCGGATCCAACGCAGCCCACCTGCAGGTCGTCACCGACCGCAAGGCCGGCCGCATCTACGCTTTTGCCGCCATCGACAACCTCAACCGTGGCACCGCCGGACAAGCGGTCCAATCACTGAACATCGCACTCGGCCTGCCGGAAGACGCGGGCCTGACCAAGATCGGAGTAGCACCGTGA
- the pheS gene encoding phenylalanine--tRNA ligase subunit alpha, whose product MVFDADQVTAEVAEGIEKIQNASNLEELKAIKTTYAGADSAMTKASKAIGSLPADQKKEAGKLMGKLRADFGRAYGPKEVELKEAAEKAALAAETVDMTLPVNRKPLGARHPLPKLMEDVEDFFISMGWQISSGLEIEAEWYNFDSLNFGPDHPARQMQDTFYVKGNQAKDAAGFVGSNMVVRTQTSSDQVRALLTRGVPLYIASPGRVFRTDELDATHTPVFHQCEALAVDKHLTMADLKGVLDKLAVAMFGPEAKTRLRPSYFPFTEPSAELDLWFPDKKGGPGWLEWGGCGMVNPNVLKSAGIDPDVYTGFAFGVGMERTLLLRSDINDMHDLVEGDVRFAEQFVMGE is encoded by the coding sequence ATGGTGTTCGACGCCGACCAGGTGACCGCTGAGGTTGCCGAGGGCATCGAGAAAATCCAGAACGCCTCCAACCTGGAGGAGCTCAAGGCCATCAAGACGACGTACGCAGGTGCCGATTCGGCGATGACCAAGGCCAGCAAGGCCATTGGCTCCCTGCCCGCCGACCAGAAGAAGGAAGCCGGCAAGCTCATGGGCAAGCTGCGCGCCGACTTCGGCCGTGCCTATGGTCCCAAGGAGGTCGAGCTCAAGGAAGCCGCCGAGAAGGCCGCGCTTGCCGCCGAAACCGTGGATATGACGCTGCCGGTGAACCGTAAGCCTCTGGGCGCCCGTCACCCGCTGCCTAAGCTGATGGAGGACGTCGAGGACTTCTTCATCTCCATGGGTTGGCAGATCTCCTCCGGCCTGGAAATCGAAGCCGAATGGTACAACTTCGACTCCCTGAATTTCGGCCCGGACCATCCGGCCCGCCAGATGCAGGACACCTTCTACGTCAAGGGCAATCAGGCCAAGGACGCCGCCGGTTTCGTCGGCTCCAACATGGTGGTGCGTACGCAGACCTCCTCCGATCAGGTCCGTGCCCTCCTGACCCGTGGCGTGCCGCTGTACATCGCGTCCCCGGGCCGTGTGTTCCGCACCGATGAGCTGGACGCCACCCATACTCCGGTGTTCCACCAGTGCGAAGCCCTCGCCGTCGACAAGCACCTTACTATGGCCGACCTGAAGGGCGTGTTGGACAAGCTCGCCGTCGCCATGTTCGGCCCTGAAGCCAAGACGCGCCTGCGCCCGAGCTACTTCCCGTTCACTGAGCCGAGCGCCGAACTCGACCTGTGGTTCCCCGACAAGAAGGGCGGCCCCGGCTGGCTCGAGTGGGGCGGCTGCGGCATGGTGAACCCGAACGTGCTGAAGTCCGCCGGCATCGACCCGGACGTCTACACCGGTTTCGCCTTCGGCGTCGGCATGGAGCGCACGCTCCTGCTGCGCAGCGACATCAACGACATGCACGACCTGGTCGAAGGCGACGTGCGTTTCGCCGAACAGTTTGTGATGGGGGAGTGA